In a single window of the Arachis hypogaea cultivar Tifrunner chromosome 6, arahy.Tifrunner.gnm2.J5K5, whole genome shotgun sequence genome:
- the LOC112756005 gene encoding uncharacterized protein, whose protein sequence is MDFGCSDASIWKEALSAYPSRIESLSLTKNKPNLLSLDQFYTKHLPSLLQQRNPNPFLTTTELSDLMRWKLTRGKWRPRLLEFVEALDDVVVRNVSEKAFRSLPDLKKAVSEICVLKGVGPATASAVLAAYAPQVAPFMSDEAMEAALGNSKDYTLKQYLIFADKCRTKQRN, encoded by the exons ATGGATTTCGGTTGCTCCGACGCAAGCATATGGAAGGAAGCGCTTTCTGCATATCCATCTCGAATCGAATCTCTTTCcctcacaaagaacaaacccaaCTTGCTCTCTCTCGATCAATTCTACACCAAACACCTCCCTTCTCTCCTTCAACAACGCAACCCTAACCCTTTCCTCACAACCACCGAGCTCTCTGATCTCATGCGCTGGAAGCTCACGCGCGGTAAATGGAG GCCGCGGTTGCTGGAGTTTGTTGAGGCACTTGACGACGTCGTTGTGAGGAACGTTTCTGAGAAGGCGTTTCGGAGTCTTCCTGATTTGAAGAAAGCCGTTTCTGAGATCTGCGTTTTGAAAGGAGTTGGTCCTGCTACTGCTTCTGCGGTTTTGGCTGCTTATGCTCCTCAGGTAGCACCATTCATGTCTGATGAG GCTATGGAGGCAGCTCTTGGAAACTCAAAGGATTATACACTGAAGCAGTATCTAATATTTGCAGATAAATGCAGAACAAAGCAAAG GAACTAA
- the LOC140173784 gene encoding serine/threonine-protein phosphatase 7 long form homolog → MGDDPGRLYRLDGVAHIARVINDEPRRCISSMRRQQGMRLDERYVPYLQMAGLYHIARLNDRWFRLDETLVSAFVERWRPETHTFHMPFGECTITLQDVAYQLGLPVDGHYLFADKSGNRIHIRWLPFVARLEEMGGYSWGSAALAWLYRCMCRVANRHVVKLAGPLQLLQSWIFWRFPERS, encoded by the exons atgggggacgatccgggaaGGCTGTATCGACTGGATGGAGTCGCTCATATAGCCAGggtgatcaacgacgag CCCCGGCGTTGCATATcgagcatgcggcggcagcaggggATGCGACTTGATGAGAGGTACGTTCcatacttgcagatggccggacTATACCATATTGCGAGACTGAACGACAGATGGTTCCGATTAGACGAGACCCTTGTCAGTGCATTCGTAGAGCggtggcgtccggagacgcacacgtttcacaTGCCGTTCGGCGAGTGCACCATCACACTTCAGGACGTCGCATACCAGTTGGGGTTGCCAGTGGACGGACATTAC ctgtttgccgacaagtccggcaaTCGTATTCACATCAGATGGTTACCGTTTGTGGctaggcttgaggagatgggtggCTATAGCTGGGGGTCGGCGGCACTagcatggttgtaccggtgcatgtgccgagtggccAACAGACATGTAGTGAAGTTAGCTGGGCCGTTACAGTTACTTCAGTCTTGGATCTTTTGGCGTTTTCCGGAGAGGTCATAG